In Macadamia integrifolia cultivar HAES 741 chromosome 13, SCU_Mint_v3, whole genome shotgun sequence, one DNA window encodes the following:
- the LOC122059317 gene encoding uncharacterized protein LOC122059317 isoform X2 encodes MFPISRGSSQNSTLLESAKAHSSSSSSFSSPPVSQIQLLSSTKTPAPISAETHLISATNNKDNTLPTMSEIMDSSRAQNLNIQLQTLGPFFRITATSLETKRELGRAEGLVRFWLKGKILHLDSIRLCKETLSMERSIFGIGLFLGAVAIRYGYDCGCRVAELLAINDSDLYHTKVLHKNWVQGRA; translated from the exons atgttcCCAATTTCCAGAGGCTCTTCTCAGAATTCAACACTGCTAGAATCTGCAAAAGCACATtccagttcttcttcttctttttcttcccctccAGTCTCCCAAATCCAACTTCTCTCTTCAACAAAAACCCCCGCCCCAATTTCAGCAGAAACCCATTTGATTTCCGCCACAAACAACAAAGACAATACCTTACCCACCATGTCAGAAATAATGGATTCATCAAGAGCCCAAAACCTCAATATTCAACTCCAAACCTTGGGACCCTTTTTCAGGATCACAGCTACCAGTTTGGAGACCAAGAGAGAGCTTGGAAGGGCAGAAGGGCTTGTGAGGTTTTGGTTGAAAGGGAAGATTCTTCACTTGGACTCCATTAGATTATGCAAAGAGACCCTAAGCATGGAGAGGTCAATCTTTGGTATCGGTTTGTTTCTTGGAGCCGTGGCTATTCGGTATGGGTATGATTGTGGTTGCAGAGTTGCAGAGCTTCTCGCCATTAATGACTCGGACCTTTACCATACCAAG GTTTTACACAAGAATTGGGTTCAAGGCCGTGCATGA
- the LOC122059317 gene encoding uncharacterized protein LOC122059317 isoform X1: protein MFPISRGSSQNSTLLESAKAHSSSSSSFSSPPVSQIQLLSSTKTPAPISAETHLISATNNKDNTLPTMSEIMDSSRAQNLNIQLQTLGPFFRITATSLETKRELGRAEGLVRFWLKGKILHLDSIRLCKETLSMERSIFGIGLFLGAVAIRYGYDCGCRVAELLAINDSDLYHTKLVRFYTRIGFKAVHEVTGSSVGDLAHMLVWGGKGTRMDADIKELMIKWCLRFKAHS from the exons atgttcCCAATTTCCAGAGGCTCTTCTCAGAATTCAACACTGCTAGAATCTGCAAAAGCACATtccagttcttcttcttctttttcttcccctccAGTCTCCCAAATCCAACTTCTCTCTTCAACAAAAACCCCCGCCCCAATTTCAGCAGAAACCCATTTGATTTCCGCCACAAACAACAAAGACAATACCTTACCCACCATGTCAGAAATAATGGATTCATCAAGAGCCCAAAACCTCAATATTCAACTCCAAACCTTGGGACCCTTTTTCAGGATCACAGCTACCAGTTTGGAGACCAAGAGAGAGCTTGGAAGGGCAGAAGGGCTTGTGAGGTTTTGGTTGAAAGGGAAGATTCTTCACTTGGACTCCATTAGATTATGCAAAGAGACCCTAAGCATGGAGAGGTCAATCTTTGGTATCGGTTTGTTTCTTGGAGCCGTGGCTATTCGGTATGGGTATGATTGTGGTTGCAGAGTTGCAGAGCTTCTCGCCATTAATGACTCGGACCTTTACCATACCAAG CTTGTTAGGTTTTACACAAGAATTGGGTTCAAGGCCGTGCATGAAGTGACTGGTTCATCTGTTGGAGATCTTGCTCACATGCTAGTCTGGGGAGGCAAAGGGACCCGAATGGATGCTGACATCAAAGAACTTATGATAAAATGGTGCCTGAGGTTTAAAGCTCACAGTTAA